Genomic window (Desulforapulum autotrophicum HRM2):
CATGAAAAGACTTGTTATACTGCTGACAGCAGCTGTTCTCATAACCCTGCCGTTAAATAGCGCTGTTGCTAAAACAGTTATAAAGCTGGCCAATGCCGGCCCGGAGGCCCCGGACAACAGAACTGTCAAAGCGGTTAAGGTGTTCAAGTATCTCGTAGAAAAGGGAACCAACGGTGAAGTCGAAATCCAGGCATTCCATGCCAGAAAACTCGGTGATGAACGCGAAGCCCTTGAGGGAATCCGCATGGGAACCATCCAGATGGGAACCCTGACATCGGGTCCTGTGCCGGGCTTTCTCCCGACCGTCATGCTCTACGACATCCCGTTTTTGTTCAGCAGCGCTCCTGCGGCATGGGAATTCTTTGAGAGCAAAACCGCCCAGGAGTTCAAGGAGGCTTTTCTGGAAAAATCCGGAGTTCGAATCCTGGCTACCTCAGAAAACGGATACCGCCACTTTACCGATACCATCCGGCCCATCAAAACACCCCAAGACATGAAAGGGTTGAAAATCAGAACCATGCAGAACCCTGCCCACATGTCCATGGTAAAAGCTTTGGGAGCAGATCCCACGCCACTGCCGTTTGGTGAGCTTTACATGGCACTGCAGCAGAAAGTTGTTGACGGGATGGAGTGCCCCATTGTCCTGATCAACGACATGAAGTTCTACGAGGTTCAAAAGTATATGGTGCTCGATGGCCACCTGTACAATCCGCTGTTTATTTTCATCAACGATCAGTTTTTTACGAAAAAACTGACACCGGCCCAGCAGACGGTTGTTCTTGAGGCCGCAAAGGTGCTGGCACGCACCCACAACGGATTCAGCCAGGAGGCTAACATCCAAGGTCTGTCTGTACTCAAGGCAAAGGGCATGGAGGTATACAAACCCACCCTGGAAGAGTTGGCACAGTTCCGTGCACTGGCACAGCCTGCAGGCCTTGAATTCATCACCGATAAAATCGGCAAGGAATGGGTAGAAAAAACACTGAAAGATGCCGACGAAGCAGAAAAGGTTGTTGGTGACAGGGCAGACGCCATCATTGATGAAACCATAAAATATGCCAATGACATGCTGTCCCAGGTAAAGTGATCCAACTACCGGACCATGATGATAACCCGGGCTTTCGGCAAATTCTGCCGAAAGCCTTGAAATGATAAACACAAGGCAAATGAAGACATTCTCCAAGTGGTTCGACCACTACCTCCGGTGGCAGGAACATTTTTGCAACACAATGCTCATCGCCCTGGGTCTCGCCATGACCCTGTTGATTCTTCTCCAGGTTTTTTTCCGTTTTGTAGTCTATGTTCCCTTTCCCTGGAGCGAAGAGTGTGCAAGGTACCTCATGATCTGGATGGGAATGCTCGGTAGTGCCCTGGCCCTTCAAAAGGGACGGCATATCGGTGTGACCATGGTCATGGAAAAACTCCCCGAAAAATGGCACAAAGCAATGACGCTTTTTGTTCAACTGGCCACCATCGGGTTTCTTTCTGTGTTGTTTTACCAGGGGATTCAGTTTGCCCTGTTCAATCAGGGACAGTCGTCTCCTGCCCTGGAAATATCCATGCTGGTTCCCTACCT
Coding sequences:
- a CDS encoding TRAP transporter substrate-binding protein, encoding MKRLVILLTAAVLITLPLNSAVAKTVIKLANAGPEAPDNRTVKAVKVFKYLVEKGTNGEVEIQAFHARKLGDEREALEGIRMGTIQMGTLTSGPVPGFLPTVMLYDIPFLFSSAPAAWEFFESKTAQEFKEAFLEKSGVRILATSENGYRHFTDTIRPIKTPQDMKGLKIRTMQNPAHMSMVKALGADPTPLPFGELYMALQQKVVDGMECPIVLINDMKFYEVQKYMVLDGHLYNPLFIFINDQFFTKKLTPAQQTVVLEAAKVLARTHNGFSQEANIQGLSVLKAKGMEVYKPTLEELAQFRALAQPAGLEFITDKIGKEWVEKTLKDADEAEKVVGDRADAIIDETIKYANDMLSQVK
- a CDS encoding TRAP transporter small permease gives rise to the protein MKTFSKWFDHYLRWQEHFCNTMLIALGLAMTLLILLQVFFRFVVYVPFPWSEECARYLMIWMGMLGSALALQKGRHIGVTMVMEKLPEKWHKAMTLFVQLATIGFLSVLFYQGIQFALFNQGQSSPALEISMLVPYLSLPVGSAMMILVIAGDILHTFFPANTVLG